DNA from Dama dama isolate Ldn47 chromosome 5, ASM3311817v1, whole genome shotgun sequence:
CTTTGCCTGTATGTGCATGCACCTGGCTCTGGGTGGGATGAGTCAGGGCAGCAGAGGTCTGTGGTTGACCCGTGGGTATGCCAGGCTGAGGCCTGGGGGGTCCTTCTTGCAGTTGGAGTccgggcagaggaaccagggtgCTGTAGAGTCCATCCGCATACAGCTAGAGTTCCAGGAGCTGCTGCCAGACCTGGGGGAGGTAGCAGCTGGGCCCCTCCTACTCTGTTGGCAGAAGTGGCAGTTGCCAACCCAAAGGAttgggagaggcagggagagcaGAGCTGGGCCCTGAGATACACCACATTCAGGTCTCTCTACCACCTCACTCCTTGTGTCACTGTCCCATCATTTCCACCCCCACAGGTTCACAGAGGCCGAAGTGATGGTGATGGGCGATGTGACCTACGGGGCTTGCTGTGTGGACGACTTCACTGCGAGAGCCCTGGGGGCTGACTTCCTGGTGCACTACGGCCACAGCTGCCTGGGTACGGCCGCCAGGACACCCAGACCCGGCTGGGAGGCAGAACTGCACGCTCATCTCCATTGCAGTGCCTGCTGCTGCTGGCACGCACCAGGTCCCTCCTGGTGTCTGGGATGGCCTTGGCCTTCCTGCTCCATGGGTGGAGCTTGCCTTTGGACTTGGTTGCCTTGGAAACCATGCTGCTGTCCCAGTTATGGGTGTTTGAAAGGCTGTTGGTGGTAGAGCACGCTGGACCCCCTAGTCGAGTGGCAGAGATGGAGCTTCTAAAAGACCCGTGACTCTACCCTCCCTACCTCCCCAAACCCCCTGTCTGTCCTCAGGCTGAAGCTGCTTGTCCTCTGCCCCTCTTGCCCTCCAAAACAGTCTCCTGAactcttccctcctcccagtTCCCATGGACACCTCGGCCCAAGACTTCCGGGTACTGTACGTCTTTGTGGACATCCGGATAGACACTGCCCACCTCCTGGACTCTGTCCGCCTCACCTTTCCCCCAGGCAGCGCCCTCGCGCTGGTCAGCACCATTCAGTTCGTGTCAACCTTGCAGGTAAGTGGGCTGGTCTCCGGGCTCCTCCTGGGTCCCCACATCGGGTGCTCCAGGCTGGTCCTCTGGGCCTGGCTCTCCCTCCCTGTCCACTTGCTTCCCTTCCCTCATTCTCCCTACAGGCAGCTGCCCAAGAGCTGAAAGCTGAGTATCGTGTGAGTGTCCCACAGTGCAAGCCCCTGTCCCCTGGGGAGATTCTGGGCTGCACGTCCCCCTGCCTACCCAAGGAGGTGGAAGCTGTGGTGTAAGTGGAAAATGGGGGGCCAGTCATAGAGACATAGGAAAAGTTCCCTAGGTTCCTCTGAACGCTGAGATTCATCGTCCAggaaaggaaactgagtctcagactCCTTAGCCATTCACTCAAGGTCACCCTGCAAGATGGGGACCaaagagagtttcaggttccccGACTCCCTCTCCAGTGCTCTGGCCAACATCCAGAAGACTATCCCCAGGGTGGGGCAGGAATGAGGGCCTGATGCTGGCCGGGGggcggcgggggttgggggggggcaaGGGTGGGGCTCAAAATGGTGGGAATATAATTGGAGAAGATGGATGGGCACGCCCAGGCTGCAGCCCCATTAATTTAGCATCTGGACAGCTAACAAGCAGGAGCAACGTGTCTCCTGCCGCCTAATTATTTTAGGTAATGGAAATGCTTAATGTTGTGTGAATGCAGCCAGCCTCGGAGCCGACAGCTCCCCCTGCTAAGACTGGGGAGGGGAGCCCCATTCTCAGCTAATGGCAGGGAAGGGGGGGCATTCCCCTGACTCAGTCCCACTTCCGGGGCTGCTGATGCTGCTCCCACAAGCTTTGCTGCACCCACACAGGACATCCCTGCCCCCAGAGAGGCCCACATCAGGGCCTTCCCTttccctggcagccttgctcccTGATGGGCATTCCCTCTTGCCTGGGCATACATAACTCTGAGCTCATACATGCCTGCCCCTGGGGGCTTCGGGTGTCTGTTGGAGGGAGGAACACCCCGAGTGATTGTTGGCCATTCATCACAATTCGGTGTGGTCTCCCAAGAGAGAAGGAGCTGCCACGTGGACTGTCTTCCATGCTGTGGCCTCTCCATGATCTGGGAAGGTGCAGTTAAGGACAGCATCTCCTAGCCCTGCTTGATACAGCCTGGTGTTTAAGCCTAGAATCAAGTCCCAGGTATACTGCTTAAgagagctgtgtgactttgggcaagtttcttaacatCTCTGAACCTCACTTGTATCTTTTGCGAAATGGGGATTCagatttctctacatccttgaaCCTCACTAGTATCTTTTGTGAAATGGGGATTTTGTGAAATGGGTAGCTTGGAGGATTACCTGTTAGGATTGAGTAAACTCATACATGTCAGGTGTTTAGCCCAGGCCTGGTACATGGAAGGTATAAGCCCAGTAAACACTGGCTCTTATTACAGTTCAGTAACTGGACCCAAGAGCTAGTTTGAGCAAAGAGTAGTCAAACTATATATACACCCTGAAAGCTCATTTATGGCCCAGATGACACCCTGAACACCACTTCCCACATCCGTACTGAGCTAGGTGAGGGACAGTCTGTCCTCCCACCTCCACGTTAGGCTCTCTAGAGCCTTCTCATGACCCTGGCTggctccttcctcttcccctaGAAGGTTCAGTTGGGGATAGGGGCAGTTCTTAGATTCTGCATTACATAACTAGAGGGGCCTTAACGGTCCTCCAGTTCAGACTCCTATTTTACATGTGAGACATCCAGGGCCTTGCATGTGGGAGGAGGGGTTTTAAAGGATGACTTGTCCCAGTTCACATACACCGCAGTGTAGCCAGCCAAGAACTCAGTCCTCTGGACCTCCAAGCCGCTGCCTGCTTCTggtgccccatcccaccctcatGGCCCCCTTTCTCCCTGCTGCAGGTATCTTGGAGATGGCCGCTTCCACCTGGAGTCTGTCATGATCGCCAACCCCAACATCTCCGCTTACCGGTATCGGCTGGACTGGGCTAACCAGCTGGGAAGCGGGTGGAGTCCCCTGCCCCTGAGACCCTCAGTCAGCCCCAAACCTCCTCACCCTGGGACCACTTAAAAGCCCCCAGCCCTGAGGATCTGAGGTTCTGAATCTAGGTACCAGATGTAGGGTTGCTGCTACACAGCACCTCCCCATCCACTGGATCCACACCCAGATCCTAGAACCCTCTCTCGTGCCTGCTCCAGCCGTGGAACTGATCTTCCAGTAGCAGTCTCTGCTCTTGCCTCTGTTCCTAAGTGCCTGCATGGAGCCTGAGGGTTCCGAAGACCAAGGGGCTGCATGAGGGAGCTGTGTATATGGCACAAGTCCTGTGAGTGGCTGTCCCAGTGACCCTGACAGCTTTTTCTCCAGATACGACCCTTACAGCAAGGTCCTGTCCAGAGAGCACTATGACCACCAGCGCATGCAGGCCAACCGCCAGGAAGCCATAGCCACTGCCCGCTCAGCTAAATCCTGGGGTCTCATCCTGGGCACTTTGGGCCGCCAAGGCAGTCCCAAGATTCTGGAGGTCAGTGGGCTCTGGGAAAGGGGACTAGCTGGGAACCCGGCTGAGAAAATCAGGAGGCCAAGGGatttactttggccacttgatcaccccagctctgcctccttcTCCCAACAGCACCTGGAATCTCGGCTCCAAGCCTTGGGACTTCCCTTCGTGAGGCTGCTGCTCTCCGAGATCTTCCCCAGCAAGCTCAGCCTCCTTCCCGAGGTGGATGTGTACGTTTCCCCACCTTAATCTATCTAGAGATGACTGGCTAAGGAAGCTTAGAATCTGGGTTCTGCCCAGTTCCTATTGCAGGCTGGAGTCAGTGCTTCCATGACCATGAAATTTTAATGTTTAGAGAGCACTCATTTCGCGGGGGCTACTTTTGGCTATGGGTCAACCCAACTTTGTCTGGCTTGGGGGCTCACAGGCAACAGCTATATCATAGTCGTTCTGCGTGAGATGAGTTTAAGGGGTGATTGGCACCTGCATTGGACCAGGCAGTAAATTTTATCCTGGGGTCTGATCGTGAACATGCTGCCCAAGCCCTCTCTTCAGAAAGTTCATAgtcagggacttcctggtggtccagtggttgagacttcaccttccagtgtggGGGGCTGCAGGTTTCAATtccctagttggggagctaagatcccacataagatatacaatattgtaacaaattcaataaaaaccgAAAAAAAGCTCACAGTGGAGGAAACAGGAGAAAATACCATAGTGCTATTCTAAACAGCAGTTGGTGACAGTCTTTACTTTCGAATTAATAGTAGGCTCCGTTGAGTGTGTTGGGGACACAGTCATGTTCTTCAGCATGCTGCCAGGAACAGAgagcacccccccgccccccccccccttcccccgCCTTTGGATCTGACCTGATTTCCCTTCTTATAGGTGGGTGCAGGTGGCATGTCCACGCCTGTCCATCGACTGGGGTACAGCCTTCCCCAAGCCGCTGCTCACGCCCTATGAGGTAACACTAGGTTCTGAAAACCCCTGGGGGAGAATGGGCTTTACCCTTAGTTCTGTCCTGGAAGGGGTCCTCAGTGGAGCTGCACTTAAGTTACAGCGGAggcacttcctagctgtgtggccttgtgCAAGTCCCTTCCGCTCTCTGAacctcacatttcctttctatgCTATGGGTATAATAGGACCTTCGTTCGTCATCGTGAGGACTGAATTAAATAATCCTGCGTAGAAAAATGTTGGCAAATGTTACTGTCCGGATTTTCTCCCCCAGGCGGCGGTGGCCTTGAGGGACATATCCTGGCAGCAGCCCTACCCTATGGACTTCTACGCCAGCAGCTCCTTGGGGCCGTGGACGGTGAACCACGGGCGGGATCGGCTGCTCCAGGTCCCAGGCCGGCCGGCCCTGGGGAAGGTAGGAAGGGACACGAAGGAAGACCAAGGGGCCTGGGCGCGGCCTCCCAGGCGGCGCGAGCCGAGGCCGCCGCCCTGCGGCCGCTAAGGGAAATGCACGACAGCGGGGTGGGGAACGTCGCAGAAGCGGGACTGTGACCTAAGTCTGCCACCCCAGGTTCAGGGGGGGCCCGCGCGCCCCTCTCCAGCCGCGGCTTGCGAGCTTTGCAGCTGCAGAGACGAGGAGGTGTCGCCGATCGCTCCCTGAGACGCTCCTGGTTCCCAGGTATCAGGCCTACCTCTGGACCTGCCGCACCCTCTTCCCGTTGTCATGGCAACATCCGCTTGCTCTGAGGCCCGCCTCCAGGGTAGTGGCTGTATTGGGTCCCGCCCCTCGGTTCAACTTCCGCCCAGGGAAAGGCTGCTTCCTGTTCCTCTGGCGCGCACGCGCTATGCATGATGGCTGCGCAGCCGCTTCTGCGGATTTTGTGTCTGGCGGGTTTTCGGCAGAGCGAGCGGGGCTTCCGTGAGAAGACCGGGGCGCTGCGGAAGGCGCTGCGGGGCCGCGCAGAGCTCGTGTGCCTCAGCGGCCCGCACCCGGTCGTGGACGCAGCGGCGTCGGAAGGCGCCAAGCCAGACTCCGGTGAGAGGAGCCCTGCCCGGAAATGCGCCCAGAGTCTTCTGTCTTGCCTCGTCCGCGTAACACCTGCCTGCACACAGCCACCCTTGTCCCTCCCCACATTCCTGCCATCCTCCCACTTCATTCTGCCCCTACATGCCATCTCTGCCAACCTAgccgcttgctcaaactcctgcctGGTCCTCCCAGACTTCTACTCATCTCTCCAGGTCAGTCTGTTCCCCGCCTCATTTTCCCCAGACTTTCTACTCTGCCTCAACCACCTCTGTTTCCCtcattccctttatttctttcccCCTAGATTTCTCCTTGCCTTAACTCTGTACTCTTCCCGTAATCTCTTTAGAACCCTGCCCTCCGGAGGAGCAGCCTCGAGGCTGGTGGTTTTCCGAACAGGAGGCAGACGTTTTCTTGGCCCTGGAAGAGCCCACGGCGTGCAGAGGTCTGGAGGAAGCCCTGGGAACGGTGGCACAGGCACTGAACAAGCTGGGGCCTTTCGATGGGATCCTTGGTTTCAGCCAGGGGGCCGCGCTAGCAGCTCTTGTGTGTGCCCTTGGCCAAGCCGGCGATCCCCACTTCCCTTTGCCCCGGTTTGTCATCCTCGTATCTGGTTTCTGCCCGCGGGGCCTTGGCCTCATGGAACCCATCATGCAGGGTCCCTTGTCACTGCCTTCCCTCCATGTTTTTGGGGACACTGACGGTGTCATCCCCTCTCAGGAGAGTGTGCAGCTGTGTAGCCGATTCAGTGGAGCTATCACCGTTACCCACTCTGGTGGCCACTTCATTCCAGCAGCCGCACCCCAGCGCCAGGCCTACCTCAAGTTCTTGGACCAGTTTGCAAACTGAAAGCTCTACAAAGGCCTTTGCCTCTGCATCCCCTTTCCGTTCCACTCCCTATGACCTTGATGCAGCCTCTGTAATCCCTGCCTTTTTTCTACGTAGAAATCTCCCCTGCTATTAGGGCACCTCACCATCTCCAATTAAGAGACAAATATCAGTACTTAAGACTCAAATTATATAAGCCCAGCTCTGCACTCAAAGAAAAAAGGGGGAGGAGGATTAGGAGGCCTCAATGGACTTTGACCTTGGCATCCTGAATGAGTGGGGGGTGACAGGAAAACGAGAGACTGGCAGCACTGACTGCCACACAATAAAGTGATTtggattttgagcatctttttcctGGAAAAGATACACAGGAAAACccgttttatgtttttttaaaacatggattCCTAGGCATCAGCACAGCCTCCAGGGTAGCACCAAGCTGGGAGGTGTTTGCAGTTGTGAACCCCTAGGACAAGCTTACGcatatgtgcacatacacattTTTGGTGGAAGTCTTAAGTCCCAAGCTGAAGGAAAGGACGCCTCCCTGAAGGAGGGAAGAATTTACATCTGAGAAGTTTAGGGAAGAGACCAGTTGGCAAAGCTCTGCCTGGGCCATACTGAGTTTTAGCTCCTTTGATCCTGATCCCTAAGAGTTGTGTGTTGGCCTGTCAAAATCAGGCTTCATgtattctctgttttctccaccatAGCTGTCAGCTTCTCTGAACTATGAGTTTGAAGGATGGGATGGTACTAGACCTAGATAGAAACAAAGACAGCACAGAGGTAACCTTTTTCCAAACTTAACCCTGTTTGCAGAGC
Protein-coding regions in this window:
- the DPH1 gene encoding 2-(3-amino-3-carboxypropyl)histidine synthase subunit 1 isoform X1 gives rise to the protein MAALVAAEAAESCSRNGPGRDRAPRGRLANQIPGEILNNPQLQAAIQVLPSNYNFEIPKTIWRIQQAQAKKVALQMPEGLLLFACTIVDILERFTEAEVMVMGDVTYGACCVDDFTARALGADFLVHYGHSCLVPMDTSAQDFRVLYVFVDIRIDTAHLLDSVRLTFPPGSALALVSTIQFVSTLQAAAQELKAEYRVSVPQCKPLSPGEILGCTSPCLPKEVEAVVYLGDGRFHLESVMIANPNISAYRFFSRYDPYSKVLSREHYDHQRMQANRQEAIATARSAKSWGLILGTLGRQGSPKILEHLESRLQALGLPFVRLLLSEIFPSKLSLLPEVDVWVQVACPRLSIDWGTAFPKPLLTPYEAAVALRDISWQQPYPMDFYASSSLGPWTVNHGRDRLLQVPGRPALGKVQGGPARPSPAAACELCSCRDEEVSPIAP
- the DPH1 gene encoding 2-(3-amino-3-carboxypropyl)histidine synthase subunit 1 isoform X2, whose protein sequence is MAALVAAEAAESCSRNGPGRDRAPRGRLANQIPGEILNNPQLQAAIQVLPSNYNFEIPKTIWRIQQAQAKKVALQMPEGLLLFACTIVDILERFTEAEVMVMGDVTYGACCVDDFTARALGADFLVHYGHSCLVPMDTSAQDFRVLYVFVDIRIDTAHLLDSVRLTFPPGSALALVSTIQFVSTLQAAAQELKAEYRVSVPQCKPLSPGEILGCTSPCLPKEVEAVVYLGDGRFHLESVMIANPNISAYRYDPYSKVLSREHYDHQRMQANRQEAIATARSAKSWGLILGTLGRQGSPKILEHLESRLQALGLPFVRLLLSEIFPSKLSLLPEVDVWVQVACPRLSIDWGTAFPKPLLTPYEAAVALRDISWQQPYPMDFYASSSLGPWTVNHGRDRLLQVPGRPALGKVQGGPARPSPAAACELCSCRDEEVSPIAP
- the OVCA2 gene encoding esterase OVCA2 translates to MAAQPLLRILCLAGFRQSERGFREKTGALRKALRGRAELVCLSGPHPVVDAAASEGAKPDSEPCPPEEQPRGWWFSEQEADVFLALEEPTACRGLEEALGTVAQALNKLGPFDGILGFSQGAALAALVCALGQAGDPHFPLPRFVILVSGFCPRGLGLMEPIMQGPLSLPSLHVFGDTDGVIPSQESVQLCSRFSGAITVTHSGGHFIPAAAPQRQAYLKFLDQFAN
- the DPH1 gene encoding 2-(3-amino-3-carboxypropyl)histidine synthase subunit 1 isoform X3, giving the protein MSLLYLAVALQMPEGLLLFACTIVDILERFTEAEVMVMGDVTYGACCVDDFTARALGADFLVHYGHSCLVPMDTSAQDFRVLYVFVDIRIDTAHLLDSVRLTFPPGSALALVSTIQFVSTLQAAAQELKAEYRVSVPQCKPLSPGEILGCTSPCLPKEVEAVVYLGDGRFHLESVMIANPNISAYRFFSRYDPYSKVLSREHYDHQRMQANRQEAIATARSAKSWGLILGTLGRQGSPKILEHLESRLQALGLPFVRLLLSEIFPSKLSLLPEVDVWVQVACPRLSIDWGTAFPKPLLTPYEAAVALRDISWQQPYPMDFYASSSLGPWTVNHGRDRLLQVPGRPALGKVQGGPARPSPAAACELCSCRDEEVSPIAP